The following nucleotide sequence is from Candidatus Polarisedimenticolia bacterium.
GGGCTGTATCGCAACAACGTTCGCGCCGATCGCGTCCCCCGGTTTCCGGTCTTCTCCTCCGATCATCCCGAGCAGGGGATTGGCCGCTACGGCGTTCTCGTCCGGCTCGAGGAGGGGGCGATGATCGACTTCGACGCCTCGGTCCACGGATCGCCCTACGAATACGATCGCCACGTTCCGATGATTTTTTTCGGACCGGGCGTGGCGCCGGGCTCCTCGGACGAACCGGTCGGGACGTTCGATCTCGCTCCCACCCTGGCGGCGCTTGCCGGGGTCCCCTTTCCCCGCGGTCTGGACGGTCATCCCTTGATGGGCTCGCCAGGAGCGTAGCGTCGCGGCGGATGACCCTCTCCACGAGTGCCGGCCGTGGCGCCCCGGAGCCCGCGGCGAACCGGTCCGGCTGGCGCGTGACCTCGGGCGACTCCAGGGGCTGGTTCAGGGAAGGGGAGGAAGGATTTTCGGGCGCCGGCCGAAGGTCTTATTGATTGCAAGTGTGACAAGAGTCACGGAAACGAGGCGTGACGGCCGCCTAGGATGAGCCCACCGGCGGCTGCCTCCACCCCACGACCATTCGAGGCGCCCACCGCTCCGCCCTCGGGCTCCGGCGAGCGCCGACGGCCGGCCCGGCGGTCTGGATCGGAAATCCCCGAGACGTCTCGGGAGGCAGCCGTCCCCTGGAGAGGGGGCGGGGGGAAGTGTCGACACTTCCCCCCGCTTACATTCTTCTCATCGATCGGTCGCGCGGTGGACTTCCGTGAGGGCCCGCCGGTTCAGGATCTCGATTCGTTTCCTTCCGAGCCTCAACAACCCCAGCTGCTGAAACGACTCGAGAATTCGGCTGACGACCTCGCGCGTGGTGCCCAGCGAGTCGGCCAGCTTCTGGTGGGTCAGCGTGATCGGATCCTTGTGACCCAGGAGGTGGGAGGCGAGGCGCTGGTCCACGCGGCGGAAGGCCACGTCGTCGATCAACGCCATCAGGTGGGCCATCCGCCCCGACAGGGCCTGGAAGACGAAAGTCCGGAAGGGCTGCGATTTCAGGACCATCTCGAGGAAGAGGTCGCGCGGCGCCCCCCCGAGGACCAGATCGGTCTCGGCCGCCCCCCGGGCCGGATAGATGGT
It contains:
- a CDS encoding Crp/Fnr family transcriptional regulator, translated to MNHADRERLRIRYPVLEELPTDLQQRLEQEVRLVKIPSGQELFHEGSPCTAYPLLVEGMIRATKSGPDGHEILLYHLNPGESCVITVVALLGETIYPARGAAETDLVLGGAPRDLFLEMVLKSQPFRTFVFQALSGRMAHLMALIDDVAFRRVDQRLASHLLGHKDPITLTHQKLADSLGTTREVVSRILESFQQLGLLRLGRKRIEILNRRALTEVHRATDR